From the Nodularia sp. NIES-3585 genome, one window contains:
- a CDS encoding hydrolase, with product METISNHNSQHNSYYELLTPDNAAMLLIDHQVGTMNFGLADIDALHLKNQTLWLAEAAKIFNLPVILTTSNPKGANGPLFPELLEIFPDIPVIDRVRINAWHDPNFVQAVQQTGRQKLIMAGVTADVCLTFPAISAVENGYDVYAVMDASGTVNQQALYATMFRMSQAGVKIANTNMVIAEILSDWSSAFAPALGKLYAQRMPNFGFVTAHMNYLAKQA from the coding sequence AGACAATGCAGCTATGCTGCTAATCGATCACCAAGTGGGAACGATGAACTTCGGTCTTGCTGATATTGATGCATTACATTTGAAAAACCAAACATTGTGGCTAGCAGAAGCAGCAAAAATCTTTAATTTACCAGTTATTCTCACTACAAGTAATCCCAAAGGTGCAAACGGTCCTTTGTTTCCAGAACTCCTAGAAATCTTTCCAGATATACCCGTGATTGATCGAGTCCGCATTAACGCTTGGCATGATCCTAACTTTGTTCAGGCAGTTCAACAAACTGGTCGCCAAAAACTGATCATGGCAGGGGTAACAGCAGATGTGTGTTTAACATTCCCGGCTATCAGTGCAGTTGAAAATGGCTACGACGTTTATGCCGTAATGGATGCTTCTGGCACAGTCAATCAACAAGCTTTGTATGCAACTATGTTTCGCATGAGTCAGGCAGGAGTGAAAATTGCTAATACCAATATGGTAATTGCGGAAATTTTATCAGATTGGTCCAGTGCATTCGCCCCGGCTTTAGGAAAGCTCTATGCCCAGCGAATGCCTAATTTTGGGTTTGTTACTGCTCATATGAACTATCTGGCTAAACAGGCATAG